A genomic stretch from Candidatus Ozemobacteraceae bacterium includes:
- a CDS encoding GIY-YIG nuclease family protein translates to MLVCRDGSIYTGVTTDVDRRVRQHNEGTGARYTRSRRPVWLAFTEPCGGRGDALRRELALKALTHDEKRLMILAAEAPPRHVGKQPFPRTLKVRGGRPDR, encoded by the coding sequence ATGCTTGTCTGCCGGGACGGCAGCATCTACACGGGCGTCACCACCGACGTCGACCGGCGCGTGCGCCAGCATAACGAGGGCACCGGGGCCCGCTACACCCGCTCGCGCCGGCCGGTATGGCTCGCGTTCACCGAGCCGTGCGGCGGACGGGGCGACGCCCTTCGCCGCGAACTGGCGCTGAAAGCCCTGACGCACGATGAAAAACGGCTGATGATTCTGGCCGCGGAGGCGCCCCCCCGCCACGTCGGAAAACAACCGTTCCCGCGGACGCTCAAGGTTCGAGGCGGACGACCAGACAGGTGA
- a CDS encoding adenylate/guanylate cyclase domain-containing protein — MSQSLQTAVQSDMETELRRLRLRVKLSGEIDAIIETCLREKKNLETTMNQVYAYLDAVLKPAAMFLQTQNEELIYTIYSHGISPEELENSFSDLLSVGSRTTLRRDDNDWFVMPLDMAGEKIGTFGFAFPAGHGHADEEVFEWLEAAAEELDNYFFGIQESRYKHMTIMEIQRCMKSRRLNDAIDMAVSILSDMVPIEDLVLLYIDEDLDGRKIVQYAIYRNYNKIFDSSDNPMPELEKLIRAGIDVVVPGNRDIAAVFPAAGTSETVLLDGLVVETLVGKMIIRPPVGCGLSVTSREIVQVFAETLRQRLVDFNREKNVLRQFFSPEVTRRLLRIEDYKERYLSPRKADIGILFADISGFTKMSEQVLKDPQRIARFIDTWSKAVVERVFPLNGALDKIVGDCVIILFGPPFYDTPAAVVARNVVQAAITIRTFTDEFLASPENADIQRSPFYEDFGVAIGINYCSADVGLIGPNQDMTAFSSGMNNTARLQGLAKHGEILLTPSVKEQIEGSGICPWSFSGPNSAPVKNVKEPLVYFKLENGNV, encoded by the coding sequence CTCCGGGTGAAACTTTCGGGCGAGATCGACGCCATCATCGAAACGTGCCTGCGGGAGAAGAAGAACCTCGAAACGACGATGAACCAGGTCTATGCCTACCTCGACGCGGTCCTGAAGCCGGCGGCGATGTTTCTTCAGACCCAGAACGAGGAATTGATCTACACGATCTATTCGCACGGAATCTCCCCGGAAGAACTCGAGAACTCGTTTTCGGATCTTCTGAGCGTCGGATCGAGAACGACGCTGCGGCGCGACGACAACGACTGGTTCGTGATGCCCCTCGACATGGCCGGCGAAAAGATCGGCACGTTCGGGTTCGCGTTTCCAGCAGGGCACGGTCACGCCGACGAAGAGGTGTTCGAGTGGCTCGAGGCCGCAGCGGAAGAGCTTGACAACTATTTTTTCGGCATCCAGGAAAGCCGGTACAAGCACATGACGATCATGGAGATTCAGCGTTGCATGAAGTCACGGCGGCTGAACGACGCAATCGACATGGCCGTCAGCATCCTCAGCGACATGGTCCCGATCGAAGACCTCGTTCTGCTGTATATCGACGAGGATCTCGACGGCCGGAAGATCGTCCAGTATGCGATATATCGCAATTACAATAAAATTTTCGACTCTTCCGACAACCCGATGCCCGAGCTCGAGAAGCTGATCAGGGCAGGCATCGACGTCGTCGTTCCCGGCAACAGAGACATCGCGGCGGTCTTCCCGGCTGCCGGAACCAGCGAAACGGTGCTTCTCGACGGTCTCGTCGTCGAGACCCTCGTCGGGAAAATGATCATCAGGCCGCCGGTGGGCTGCGGCCTCTCCGTCACCAGCCGGGAGATCGTGCAGGTCTTCGCCGAGACGCTTCGCCAGCGTCTGGTTGATTTCAACCGAGAAAAGAATGTGCTCCGACAGTTCTTTTCGCCTGAAGTCACGCGCCGCCTCCTCCGGATCGAGGATTACAAGGAACGATATCTGTCACCGCGCAAGGCAGATATCGGCATTCTGTTCGCCGACATCAGCGGTTTCACGAAAATGAGCGAGCAGGTACTCAAGGATCCGCAGCGCATCGCACGATTCATCGACACCTGGTCGAAGGCCGTCGTCGAGAGGGTGTTTCCCCTCAACGGCGCTCTCGACAAGATCGTCGGCGATTGCGTCATCATCCTGTTCGGGCCGCCGTTCTACGACACCCCGGCCGCTGTGGTTGCAAGAAACGTCGTCCAGGCGGCAATCACGATCAGGACATTCACCGACGAGTTCCTCGCCTCACCCGAGAACGCCGACATCCAGCGGTCGCCGTTCTACGAGGATTTCGGCGTCGCGATCGGCATCAATTACTGTTCGGCCGACGTTGGCCTGATCGGGCCGAACCAGGACATGACGGCGTTCAGCAGCGGCATGAACAACACCGCCCGCCTACAGGGTCTTGCGAAGCATGGCGAGATTCTGCTGACACCCTCAGTGAAAGAGCAAATCGAAGGGAGCGGTATCTGCCCCTGGAGTTTCAGCGGCCCGAACTCGGCGCCGGTCAAGAACGTGAAGGAACCGCTCGTCTATTTCAAACTTGAAAACGGAAACGTCTGA